The genomic segment TGAATCTGAAGATAGTGAAATATTAGATGTTCCGACCCTTGAGTATATCCATACCCATAAAACAGGTGCTTTAATCTGTGCCGCCGTGAAGGTAGGAACTATCTTAGGTGGTGGAGATAAAAAACAATTACATTTATTAACTCAATATGGAGAACATATTGGTTTAGCTTTTCAAATTGTCGATGATTTATTAGACCTTGAAGAAGGGATAAAGGGAAGAGACAGAAAAAGTGATTTAGTTAAGAAGAAATTAACCTACCCGGCGGTCTATGGTATTGAATCATCAAAAAAGCAAGTGACAATATTAATTGAATCTGCAATATCCTGTCTTAAGAATTTTAATCATAAGGCTGACCCGCTAAGGGCTATTGCTGAATTTATTGGTAGAAGAGGATCTGTGATTCAGACAGTAGACTATAGACATCAGACCTCAGACTAAAGCGGGCAGAAATTGCAGAAGAATGTTGGAAGAGTTGGAAGTGTTGAAAGGGTTGAAGGAGTTGGAAGGGTTGAAAACATTTCCTTAACTGACACTGACACTGTCACTGACATAGGTAAGGTTTATGAAAAATTCGGTGGTGTCTTAATCTAGCATAAAGGTTAAAATAGTGTATAGGGTTCTGCAAAATAGGATTTGAGGGAGACAACAAATAAATATCAAATATCAAATATTAAATATCAAATATAAATATCAAAATGCAAAATTACAAATCAAATTTCAAAGAGGAAGTAGCAGGGTTTCTCAAAGAGTTGGAGGAATTTGGTAATATCTTTGCTTCAAGTATTTTAACGCTGAAAGGAAAGAGATAATTTTACTGAACTTTGGCAAAGATAGTTTATAGTTTATAGTTTATAGTTTATAGTTGATAGTTTATAGTTGAAGGACTATAAACTATACACTATAAACCATAAACTATAAACGAGTTTTGCATTTTGCTCTTTGGAGGAAATCCCTTTTGGACACCAAATCTGCATAGATTTCACTATTAGAGTTATTTTCAGACACCACCAAAGCAAAAGTGTTTTCAAAACGATTTTCTGTTTTTCAATCGGTGAAAAATCGCCACCTGTGCGGTTAAATGTAAAATGGATAATGTAAAATGAGAAATGTAAAATGAAAATGTATAACTGAAAGGTAATGAGTCTTGCGAAGTACTAAAATTTCCCATTTTTCATTTCCTATTTTACATTTTACATTTATTTTTCCTTTGCGTCTCTGCGATGAATTAGTCTAATCGCACAGGTGGAATTTTTTTGTAAGCTGATTAAACAGATTACATTTTTTATTGTAAGCGGATTGAACGGATTGAGCGGATTTTTTTTATTTCTTTTTCCGCTAAATCCGTTAAATCCGCTTACTAATCTTTATGTTCATCGGAAATCAAATCGGAACGGTAATAAAAAACGGTAATCTCGTTTTTAGCAAACGGCAGGACATTTTCGCGCTTCACGCTCTCGTAATCTCTCAAATTTTTAAGGTTTATCTTTGTGTTAAAGTTAAAGCTGTTAAATTCCTCAACATGATTTTTGAATTGGTCCAAAAGGTCATCGCGGTGAACCAAAAAGAGAATATCTCCTGTAAGCAATTCTTCTTCGGCAATAAGCTTGCCCAAAAGCTCAATAAGTTTAACGATAATCAGCGTCTTGCCCGAGCCGGTCGCCATCCAAAAGCTCATTCGGTTTATAAAATGTGCGAAAGGGATTTTTGAATCTATGGCGGGATAATCCTTATCATATTCTAAAAGATATTTTGCCGTCTTTTTGCCTTCCCTCTTTTTCAGGTCGTAATCAAAGTTTTCCCTAAAATCGTTGGTTTGATAGTGAACAAATAAACTCTGTTTGTCCGCTTTTTTGTCTTTAAAATAAAGCCATAAACCTTTGAGTGCGTTTTGAAGCCCTTCTTTTTGAAAATCAAAAAGCGTCTTGTCTTTTGAAAACCGCGCAAAATCAAACCCCTGCCATTTTGCCGGTAAGTTTTCAAAAGAAATATCATCTACGATGTTTTGTAAGTATAAGTTACTCATTCTTGTTTATACTTTTCTTTTCGAATTTATTTCCTATTTCTTGTTTGTTTTTCGGGTTTATTTCGGGTTTATTTCGGGTTTTAGTTAAAACATATTTTGTTTTTCTGCCAGTTATTCCAATTTTTTGAAAATACCCATAGAGCATAAAGAATTTAAGTCAATAAGAGCCATCCTATCTGTTATACCGAACATGCTTCTATACTCTTTATTCGTTACCTCTCCCTTCTCCTTAACATACATCACCA from the bacterium genome contains:
- a CDS encoding DEAD/DEAH box helicase family protein, with amino-acid sequence MSNLYLQNIVDDISFENLPAKWQGFDFARFSKDKTLFDFQKEGLQNALKGLWLYFKDKKADKQSLFVHYQTNDFRENFDYDLKKREGKKTAKYLLEYDKDYPAIDSKIPFAHFINRMSFWMATGSGKTLIIVKLIELLGKLIAEEELLTGDILFLVHRDDLLDQFKNHVEEFNSFNFNTKINLKNLRDYESVKRENVLPFAKNEITVFYYRSDLISDEHKD